From the genome of Solidesulfovibrio carbinolicus, one region includes:
- a CDS encoding RidA family protein encodes MAKQIVVAEGSSPPIGPYSLGVWAGDLLFVSGQTPIDPATGVVASDNVVEQAHQTIKNVRAILEAAGLTLDNVVKATVFIKNMNDFAAINDVYASYFQKPYPARSCVEVARLPRDVLVEIEVVASR; translated from the coding sequence ATGGCCAAACAGATCGTCGTCGCCGAGGGCTCCTCGCCCCCCATCGGCCCCTATTCCCTGGGCGTGTGGGCCGGGGATCTCCTTTTTGTGTCCGGCCAGACCCCCATTGACCCGGCAACCGGCGTCGTGGCCTCGGACAACGTTGTCGAGCAGGCCCACCAGACCATCAAAAACGTGCGCGCCATTCTCGAAGCCGCCGGGCTGACCCTGGACAACGTGGTCAAGGCCACGGTCTTTATCAAAAACATGAACGACTTTGCCGCCATAAACGACGTCTACGCCAGCTATTTCCAAAAGCCCTACCCGGCCCGTTCCTGCGTGGAAGTGGCCCGGCTGCCCCGGGACGTGCTGGTGGAGATCGAAGTGGTGGCCTCGCGCTGA